In Quercus lobata isolate SW786 chromosome 12, ValleyOak3.0 Primary Assembly, whole genome shotgun sequence, a genomic segment contains:
- the LOC115970021 gene encoding auxin-induced protein 22D-like, which yields MERSVSYGGNDLNLEATELRLGLPGSDEHEKQSSPSARTSNKRASPEVAEESSSLSNSNVSDARNGDQDSAPPAKAQVVGWPPIRSYRRNSFQQKKTEADGAGMYVKVSMDGAPYLRKVDLKVYKSYPELLKALENMFKLTIGEYSEREGYNGSDFAPTYEDKDGDWMLVGDVPWDMFISTCKRLRIMKGSEARGLGSL from the exons ATGGAAAGGTCAGTGAGTTATGGGGGTAATGATCTTAATCTTGAGGCAACTGAGCTAAGATTAGGGTTGCCCGGGAGTGATGAGCATGAGAAACAATCATCTCCTAGTGCAAGGACTAGTAATAAGAGAGCTTCACCTGAGGTGGCCGAGGAGTCAAGTTCTTTGAGTAATTCAAACGTATCTGATGCTAGAAATGGTGACCAAGATAGTGCCCCTCCAGCCAA GGCACAAGTAGTGGGGTGGCCACCAATTAGATCTTACAGGAGAAATAGCttccaacaaaagaaaactgAGGCTGATGGTGCTGGGATGTATGTGAAAGTAAGCATGGATGGAGCTCCTTATCTAAGGAAGGTTGATCTCAAGGTCTACAAGAGCTATCCAGAGCTCCTCAAGGCCTTGGAAAACATGTTCAAGCTCACAATAG GTGAGTATTCAGAAAGGGAAGGCTACAATGGATCTGACTTTGCTCCTACTTATGAAGATAAAGATGGCGATTGGATGCTGGTTGGAGATGTTCCATGGGA TATGTTCATTTCCACCTGCAAGAGACTGAGAATCATGAAGGGGTCAGAAGCTAGAGGTTTGGGTTCTTTATGA
- the LOC115971636 gene encoding probable carbohydrate esterase At4g34215 — MVLPFFFLLLIVTQAWSVRPQQLQQQSKNIFILAGQSNMAGRGGVVNNTITGIATWDGIVPPQCSPNPSILKLSANLTWVLAHESLDSDIDFNKINGVGPGMAFANYVLGKDPNFGIIGLVPCAVGGTKISLWEKGTFLYKQMMKRAQASVQNGGTIQALLWYQGESDTESQEDAKSYRAKLKKFFLDVRDDLQSPMLPIIQVALASGSGPYIEIVREAQMGIDLLNLRTIDAKDLPLEPDNLHLTTAAQVQLGKMFADTFLKFLPSGPIVSPIGSSAPRNSSNFVVNILIVPLLLCIRMILTNIV, encoded by the exons AtggttcttccttttttcttcttactCCTCATTGTGACTCAAGCCTGGTCAGTGAGACCCCAACAACTCCAAcaacaaagcaaaaacatatTCATCTTAGCAGGACAAAGCAACATGGCCGGACGTGGAGGCGTGGTTAACAACACCATTACCGGCATAGCCACATGGGATGGCATTGTCCCACCCCAGTGCTCTCCTAACCCCTCCATTCTCAAACTCAGTGCAAACCTGACGTGGGTTTTAGCCCATGAGTCTCTCGATTCGGATATTGATTTTAACAAGATTAATGGGGTTGGACCAGGCATGGCTTTTGCCAACTATGTGTTGGGTAAAGATCCCAATTTTGGGATCATTGGTCTGGTCCCTTGTGCCGTAGGAGGGACTAAGATAAGTCTGTGGGAAAAAGGGACTTTCCTTTACAAACAGATGATGAAGAGGGCTCAAGCTTCTGTGCAAAATGGTGGGACAATCCAGGCGCTTCTATGGTATCAAGGAGAAAGTGATACAGAGAGTCAAGAAGATGCCAAATCCTATAGAGCAAAATTGAAGAAGTTTTTCTTGGACGTCCGAGATGATTTGCAGTCTCCTATGCTCCCTATAATCCAG GTGGCTCTAGCATCAGGTTCAGGACCTTATATAGAGATTGTTAGAGAAGCTCAGATGGGAATTGACCTACTGAACCTGCGAACCATTGATGCCAAGGACCTGCCACTTGAACCGGATAACCTGCATCTAACCACAGCAGCGCAGGTTCAACTTGGGAAGATGTTCGCTGATACATTCCTTAAATTTCTACCCAGTGGTCCTATTGTGAGTCCTATTGGCAGTAGTGCACCTAGGAATTCTTCTAATTTTGTTGTTAACATTTTGATAGTTCCATTATTACTATGTATCAGAATGATCCTAACTAACATTGTCTAA